One Methanococcus aeolicus Nankai-3 DNA segment encodes these proteins:
- a CDS encoding PINc/VapC family ATPase: MYLRTLNLENKTIAVDTCVVIEGKITDLIIKEIIKNSKIIIPEAVVAELEAQANKGREIGYVGIEELKNLVDVAKNYNIEVEYYGDRPSLNDVSLAPSGEIDAMIRKVAKETNSTLLTSDRIQYNLAIAQNIDTYFIEIEEEHIDLLLLDYFDEYTSSVHLKENCVPYAKKGKPGEVKLIPIYDENSQMPLTMSKPQIKKLIDNILKYAEQEHGLIEIEKRGATVIQLGNLRIAIARPPFSEALEITAVRPLTTVSIDEYNLSEKLLNRITKEANGIFVSGAPGSGKSTFVSALADMYKNNDKIIKTMESPRDLQVSEEITQYAPLEGKMENTCDILLLVRPDYTIYDEVRKTKDFEIFADMRMAGVGMVGVVHASKPIDAIQRLIGRVELGLIPQIVDTIIYIESGTIKKVYDVEFTVKVPHGMKEADLARPVIEVKDFETKIPEYEIYTYGEQVVVMPINPDEMAKEQPEIYKYAEAKIMEILKGHLPKGVKNKMKVRVLDGNTIKLIVPEKHISSVIGKGGSEIMKLENKLGLRIDVEKNVDDSIFDEKFSKSKSKSKSKKDNEEDYISYEFTNDYETTKLIEDKKHILVELGDDYIGANVKIYIDGDFLCNATVGSTGVVKITKSTKIGKELLNSMKLKKDIFVECD, from the coding sequence ATGTATTTGAGAACATTGAATTTAGAAAATAAAACTATTGCAGTAGATACCTGTGTAGTAATTGAAGGAAAAATAACAGATTTAATAATAAAAGAAATAATAAAGAATTCAAAAATAATCATTCCCGAAGCTGTTGTGGCCGAGTTAGAAGCACAAGCTAACAAAGGGCGAGAAATAGGCTATGTAGGGATAGAAGAATTAAAAAATTTAGTGGATGTTGCAAAAAATTATAACATAGAAGTCGAATATTATGGGGATAGACCCTCATTAAATGATGTATCTCTTGCACCATCTGGTGAAATTGATGCTATGATAAGAAAAGTGGCAAAGGAAACAAATTCCACCCTATTAACAAGCGATAGAATCCAATATAATCTTGCAATAGCTCAAAATATTGATACATATTTTATTGAAATTGAAGAAGAACATATCGATTTATTGCTATTGGATTACTTTGACGAATATACTTCTTCGGTTCATTTAAAGGAAAATTGTGTTCCTTATGCAAAAAAAGGAAAGCCCGGAGAAGTTAAGCTAATACCCATATATGACGAAAATAGTCAGATGCCATTGACTATGTCAAAACCACAAATAAAAAAATTAATTGATAATATATTAAAATATGCCGAACAAGAGCATGGATTAATTGAAATAGAAAAAAGGGGAGCCACCGTAATTCAGTTAGGTAATTTAAGAATAGCCATAGCTCGACCACCATTTTCGGAGGCTCTTGAAATTACGGCTGTTAGACCTTTGACAACTGTATCAATAGACGAATATAATTTATCGGAAAAATTATTAAATAGAATTACAAAGGAGGCAAATGGAATATTTGTTTCAGGAGCTCCGGGAAGTGGTAAATCTACTTTTGTGTCGGCATTGGCGGACATGTATAAAAATAATGATAAAATTATTAAAACTATGGAAAGCCCAAGAGATTTGCAGGTTAGTGAAGAAATTACACAGTATGCTCCATTAGAAGGCAAAATGGAAAACACCTGTGATATATTATTATTGGTTAGACCTGATTATACCATATATGATGAAGTTAGAAAAACAAAAGATTTTGAAATATTTGCAGATATGAGAATGGCAGGAGTTGGAATGGTTGGGGTTGTTCATGCCAGCAAACCGATTGACGCCATTCAAAGACTTATAGGGAGAGTGGAATTAGGATTAATTCCCCAAATAGTTGATACCATCATATATATCGAAAGCGGGACAATAAAAAAGGTTTATGATGTGGAATTTACCGTAAAAGTTCCCCATGGTATGAAAGAGGCAGATTTAGCCAGACCTGTAATTGAGGTTAAGGACTTTGAAACAAAAATTCCAGAATATGAAATATATACCTACGGAGAACAAGTTGTAGTTATGCCAATAAATCCGGATGAAATGGCAAAGGAACAGCCAGAAATATACAAATATGCCGAAGCTAAAATAATGGAAATATTAAAAGGACATTTACCAAAAGGCGTTAAAAACAAAATGAAAGTAAGGGTTTTAGATGGAAATACCATAAAATTAATTGTGCCAGAAAAACATATTTCTTCGGTTATTGGAAAAGGCGGTAGCGAAATAATGAAATTGGAAAATAAATTGGGATTAAGAATCGATGTTGAAAAAAATGTGGATGATAGCATATTTGATGAAAAATTTTCCAAAAGTAAAAGTAAAAGTAAAAGTAAAAAAGATAATGAGGAAGATTATATTTCCTATGAATTTACAAATGACTACGAAACTACAAAATTAATTGAGGATAAAAAACATATTTTAGTAGAATTGGGGGATGATTATATTGGGGCAAATGTAAAAATATATATTGATGGAGATTTTTTGTGTAATGCAACAGTTGGTTCCACGGGCGTGGTTAAAATAACTAAAAGCACAAAAATTGGAAAAGAATTATTAAATTCCATGAAATTAAAAAAGGATATTTTTGTGGAATGTGATTAA
- the fdhD gene encoding formate dehydrogenase accessory sulfurtransferase FdhD, with protein MDEKIGKVVVKSFNLENNESIIREDFVCIEESYDIYLNGKYISNTVATPDKIKEMAVGYIVSEGIECITADSIKSITVEGNVIYIETNVCNNNNNNNNNKYSEKSNDNENNGKNIKLKLNTIQKVIKYMENITGVWKITGGAHWACISDLDGDILINIEDIGRHNAVDKVIGHCILNNIDLTNKILISSGRQPTLMVNKCKNAKIPAIISKSPSTDKGVQIARENNIILIGFARKNKFVAYSEWSRIIQ; from the coding sequence ATGGACGAAAAAATAGGAAAGGTAGTGGTAAAATCTTTTAATTTAGAAAATAATGAATCAATAATAAGAGAGGACTTTGTATGTATCGAGGAAAGCTACGATATATATTTAAATGGCAAATATATCTCAAATACAGTAGCAACCCCTGATAAAATTAAGGAAATGGCAGTAGGATATATTGTTTCAGAAGGAATAGAATGTATAACAGCAGATTCGATAAAATCTATCACCGTTGAAGGTAATGTTATATATATTGAGACCAATGTATGCAATAATAATAATAATAATAATAATAACAAATATTCTGAAAAGAGCAACGACAATGAAAATAATGGTAAAAATATAAAATTAAAATTAAACACAATACAAAAAGTAATAAAATATATGGAAAATATTACGGGAGTATGGAAAATTACTGGGGGAGCTCACTGGGCATGTATATCTGATTTAGATGGGGATATCCTAATAAATATTGAAGACATAGGGCGACATAATGCCGTGGATAAAGTAATAGGGCATTGTATTTTAAACAATATCGACTTAACAAATAAAATATTAATTTCAAGCGGTAGGCAACCAACTTTGATGGTCAATAAATGCAAAAATGCAAAAATCCCCGCAATTATTTCCAAATCTCCTTCCACAGATAAGGGAGTGCAAATTGCAAGAGAAAATAACATAATTTTAATAGGATTTGCACGGAAAAATAAATTTGTAGCATATAGTGAATGGAGTAGAATAATCCAATAA
- a CDS encoding tRNA lysidine(34) synthetase has translation MELEFTQWTKENRKLNNLTQLKKEILQNFEEQNLLDKPIIAMLSGGKDSSTALAMAKDLDLDIKLAVHFVHKWSWELPKTQVQKITKEYDVPLIFYDITDVLCQRIQGGHSWGKNICKICKTIMKEKIREIAYKEKAYTILTGESALEKIAGPIFQYVNETYGSYVYSKMELTPVPKKYRNIKFFRPLIRCGCNDIEALQKHYNVKIERVGEVGNKIGYWREGCCLQYCNSDTKLNTELFDDLYYYNNRLTALARKHGFRASIKMPSKEVIILPKKKGYIDLVEKELKEIEKDYSLKNKRID, from the coding sequence ATGGAATTAGAATTTACACAATGGACAAAAGAAAATAGAAAATTAAATAATTTAACCCAATTAAAAAAAGAAATATTACAAAATTTTGAAGAACAAAATTTATTGGATAAACCGATTATAGCAATGCTTAGCGGTGGAAAAGATAGTTCTACGGCTTTGGCAATGGCAAAAGATTTAGATTTAGATATAAAGTTGGCAGTGCATTTTGTTCATAAATGGAGCTGGGAGCTCCCTAAAACACAGGTGCAGAAAATAACTAAAGAGTATGATGTTCCATTGATATTTTATGATATTACAGATGTATTGTGCCAAAGAATACAGGGGGGGCACTCGTGGGGAAAAAATATATGTAAAATATGTAAAACTATTATGAAGGAGAAAATAAGAGAAATAGCATACAAAGAGAAAGCCTATACAATACTCACAGGAGAGTCTGCACTGGAAAAAATAGCAGGACCTATATTCCAGTATGTCAATGAAACTTATGGAAGTTATGTTTATAGTAAAATGGAATTAACACCGGTCCCCAAGAAATATAGAAATATAAAATTTTTTAGACCGCTTATTAGATGTGGTTGTAATGATATAGAAGCACTACAAAAACATTATAATGTAAAAATAGAGCGAGTTGGAGAGGTAGGAAATAAAATCGGCTACTGGCGAGAAGGTTGTTGCCTTCAATATTGCAATTCAGACACTAAACTTAATACAGAATTATTTGATGATTTATATTATTACAATAATAGATTAACGGCTTTGGCAAGAAAACATGGTTTTAGAGCATCGATAAAAATGCCCTCCAAAGAAGTAATAATATTGCCTAAGAAAAAAGGATATATCGATTTGGTTGAAAAAGAGTTAAAAGAAATAGAAAAAGATTATTCGCTAAAAAATAAAAGAATAGACTGA
- a CDS encoding ankyrin repeat domain-containing protein: protein MNNDKNTNMALNEELLLASGDGNIEKVKELLKKGADINFKNRMGGAPILAASLRNQYDMVKFLIENGADVNAKNRVGRTSLLSAIEEGKTDIAKLLIENGADVNVIDSFGLSAIMVAEDYNQPEIVKLLIEKGADTDGIKHVYE, encoded by the coding sequence ATGAATAACGATAAAAATACAAATATGGCATTAAACGAGGAGCTCCTACTGGCATCAGGTGATGGAAACATAGAAAAAGTAAAGGAGCTCCTAAAAAAAGGTGCAGATATAAACTTTAAAAATAGAATGGGGGGAGCCCCAATATTAGCAGCATCATTAAGAAATCAATATGATATGGTTAAATTTTTAATTGAAAATGGTGCAGATGTAAATGCTAAAAATAGAGTAGGTAGAACTAGTTTATTATCGGCAATAGAGGAAGGAAAAACAGATATAGCAAAATTACTTATTGAAAATGGTGCAGATGTAAATGTAATAGATAGTTTTGGATTATCAGCAATTATGGTGGCAGAAGATTATAATCAACCAGAAATAGTAAAATTACTTATTGAAAAAGGAGCGGATACCGATGGCATAAAACATGTCTATGAATAA
- the pth2 gene encoding aminoacyl-tRNA hydrolase: protein MYKQVIILRNDLKMGKGKLVAQGSHASLISFLNTQKNNPSVAKEWLNEGQKKVVLKVNSEKELFEVFRDANIDGFSCCLIRDAGHTQIPSGTATAVGIGPDKEEKLEKITGKLKLL, encoded by the coding sequence ATGTATAAACAGGTAATAATTTTAAGAAATGATTTAAAAATGGGAAAAGGCAAGTTGGTGGCACAGGGCAGTCATGCCTCCCTTATATCTTTTTTAAATACTCAGAAAAATAACCCTTCGGTTGCCAAAGAATGGCTAAATGAAGGTCAAAAAAAAGTAGTATTAAAAGTTAATTCTGAAAAAGAATTATTTGAGGTGTTTAGAGATGCAAATATTGATGGTTTTTCATGCTGTTTAATTAGAGACGCAGGACATACCCAAATACCTTCGGGGACAGCAACGGCTGTTGGAATAGGTCCAGATAAAGAGGAAAAACTGGAAAAAATAACAGGTAAATTAAAGTTATTATAA
- the cobQ gene encoding cobyric acid synthase CobQ: MAKFIMVVGTSSNSGKTVLVAGICRILANKGYKVAPFKSQNMSLNSRVANEDGEIAVAQYTQSLASKVEPSIHFNPILLKPMGNFVSQVIVQGAPYKTINYNEYREDKEYYLTKIKESLEYLNKNYDFVVMEGAGSCCEINLLGDDIANLRIAELSNADAILVSDIDRGGVFASLYGTVELLPQKWKKLIKGFVINKFRGNAEVLIDGYKKIEELTNIPVLGTIPYSEELELPEEDSQALQNKKVFGNINSPVEVNVVRFSKISNFTDIDAFSKDALIKFIDFKEDITGDILILPGTRCSTVEMDLMKKYKMDKKIKDFAKKGGIVIGICGGYQTMGKMLIDDTHSEGDIGTIEGIGLFDMETYFGNKKAIVNSNGILSIKDDDFLVNGYELHEGITHSNEKPLIKLNKGFGNKNDGYDGSINIKDGNYLIGTYFHGIFDNYEFRNHIINMVLAEKGHKLITEDNYKDNFEKNINKFAEIIENNVNLEKIFKK, encoded by the coding sequence ATGGCAAAATTTATAATGGTAGTGGGAACATCCTCAAACAGTGGGAAAACAGTTTTAGTAGCTGGAATATGCAGAATACTTGCAAACAAAGGTTATAAAGTAGCACCATTTAAATCCCAAAATATGAGTTTAAATTCGCGAGTAGCTAATGAGGACGGAGAAATAGCCGTAGCTCAATACACCCAAAGTTTAGCTTCAAAGGTAGAACCATCCATTCATTTTAATCCAATATTATTAAAACCCATGGGAAATTTTGTATCTCAGGTTATTGTTCAGGGAGCTCCCTATAAAACAATAAATTATAATGAATATAGAGAGGATAAAGAATATTATTTAACTAAAATAAAGGAAAGTTTGGAATATTTAAACAAAAATTATGATTTCGTTGTTATGGAAGGGGCAGGTAGTTGCTGTGAGATAAATCTATTGGGCGACGATATAGCCAACCTTAGAATTGCAGAACTATCAAATGCAGATGCCATATTAGTTTCAGATATTGATAGAGGCGGAGTATTTGCATCATTATATGGGACTGTGGAATTATTGCCCCAAAAATGGAAAAAATTAATAAAAGGATTTGTAATAAATAAATTTAGAGGCAATGCCGAAGTATTAATTGACGGATACAAAAAAATTGAGGAATTAACAAACATACCAGTTTTAGGAACTATACCATATAGTGAAGAGTTGGAGCTCCCGGAAGAGGATAGTCAGGCACTACAAAATAAAAAAGTATTTGGCAACATAAACAGCCCCGTTGAAGTAAATGTAGTAAGATTCTCAAAGATATCTAATTTTACAGATATTGATGCCTTTTCTAAAGATGCCCTTATTAAATTCATAGATTTTAAAGAGGATATAACTGGAGATATACTTATACTCCCAGGAACCAGATGTTCCACGGTTGAAATGGATTTAATGAAAAAATATAAAATGGATAAAAAAATAAAAGATTTTGCAAAAAAAGGGGGCATCGTTATTGGAATATGTGGAGGATATCAAACAATGGGCAAAATGTTAATTGACGATACGCATTCGGAAGGAGATATTGGAACAATTGAAGGAATTGGATTATTTGACATGGAAACTTATTTTGGAAATAAAAAGGCAATTGTAAATTCAAATGGAATATTATCAATTAAAGATGATGATTTTTTAGTTAATGGTTATGAATTGCATGAGGGAATAACCCATTCAAATGAAAAACCACTTATAAAATTAAATAAAGGATTTGGCAATAAAAACGATGGATATGATGGTTCAATTAATATAAAAGATGGAAATTATTTAATTGGAACATATTTCCACGGCATATTTGATAATTACGAGTTCAGAAATCATATTATAAATATGGTGTTGGCAGAAAAAGGGCATAAATTAATAACCGAGGATAATTATAAAGATAATTTTGAAAAAAATATTAATAAATTTGCGGAAATTATTGAAAATAATGTAAATCTTGAAAAAATATTTAAAAAATAA
- a CDS encoding diphthine--ammonia ligase has protein sequence MKIASLYSGGKDSAYALWWALNQGWDVNYMVNVVSKNKESYMFHVPNVELTDLVAESANISMVKVITAGEKEKEILDLKKTLSKLDIDGIVSGALASEYQRTRIDHICQEIGIKSFAPLWHKEQELILRDTAKFFDFRMVSVAAYGLGKEWLGKRITDDNIDKLFKIMEKYQINKAFEGGEAETFVFDAPFFDKKIEVMDYEIIWDDSCECGYYNVLDAKLVEK, from the coding sequence ATGAAAATTGCTTCATTATATTCTGGGGGAAAGGATTCGGCTTATGCTCTTTGGTGGGCATTAAATCAAGGCTGGGATGTAAATTATATGGTGAATGTGGTCTCAAAAAATAAGGAGAGCTATATGTTTCATGTTCCAAATGTAGAATTAACCGATTTAGTGGCAGAAAGTGCAAATATATCCATGGTTAAGGTAATAACCGCAGGAGAGAAGGAAAAAGAGATATTGGATTTAAAAAAGACATTATCAAAATTAGATATTGATGGAATTGTAAGCGGAGCTCTGGCAAGTGAATATCAAAGAACAAGAATAGACCATATATGTCAAGAAATTGGTATAAAATCCTTTGCTCCATTATGGCATAAGGAACAGGAATTGATATTGAGGGATACGGCAAAATTCTTTGATTTTAGGATGGTTAGTGTTGCAGCTTATGGATTGGGAAAGGAATGGCTGGGAAAAAGAATAACTGATGATAATATTGATAAATTATTTAAAATAATGGAAAAATATCAAATAAATAAAGCATTTGAAGGGGGAGAGGCTGAAACTTTTGTATTTGATGCCCCATTTTTTGATAAAAAAATAGAAGTTATGGATTATGAAATAATATGGGATGATAGCTGTGAATGTGGTTATTATAATGTATTGGATGCCAAATTGGTTGAAAAATAA
- a CDS encoding tRNA pseudouridine(54/55) synthase Pus10 — translation MTIDYSILNKYSLCHRCFGRLYAKSLHTTNYERGRALKMAKAIELELNLANLYNLLNGLNELNENSNDIGEIKETEEDIIKEIEIKKEELKNIYKSGLIEITNMVENIEEIKETEETTNENEKKYSCPYCRDIFDKNHLNDISEKILKFTSNYEFDTFLIGTVLPKKIKELEKEIINDNPMAESIKQEFNRMMGKMIVEKTNKVVEKTNPDIVIMVNPYNKRIELQINSIFIKGRYNKLIRGIPQSHWHCRSCRGKGCEKCDWTGKQYPTSVEEIIAEPFMKAFKGKEEAFHGAGREDIDVRMLGNGRPFVLQIKEPKIRKADLKPLMEEVNKSGKVEIHNLEYGVRKDIIFFKNEAHRKTYLAHVECEDEITEDEIKQLVEQMQNLTINQRTPQRVSHRRADLIRVRNVYAVSLNKIINSKEFELKIYCDGGLYIKELIHGDEGRTIPSVSELLNKKCICKFLDVWDVHDFEHEEEQ, via the coding sequence ATAACAATTGATTATTCAATATTGAATAAATATTCATTATGTCACAGATGTTTTGGTAGATTATATGCAAAATCGCTACATACTACCAATTACGAGAGGGGGAGAGCATTGAAAATGGCTAAGGCTATTGAATTAGAGCTAAATTTAGCTAATTTATATAATCTATTAAATGGATTGAATGAACTAAATGAAAATAGCAATGATATAGGAGAAATAAAAGAAACAGAAGAAGATATAATAAAAGAAATAGAAATAAAGAAAGAAGAACTAAAAAACATATACAAAAGTGGATTAATCGAAATAACCAATATGGTGGAAAATATAGAGGAAATAAAAGAAACGGAAGAAACCACCAATGAAAATGAAAAAAAATATTCCTGTCCATATTGTAGAGATATATTTGATAAAAATCATTTAAATGACATCTCCGAAAAAATATTAAAATTTACAAGTAATTATGAATTCGACACTTTTTTAATAGGGACAGTACTCCCTAAAAAGATAAAAGAGTTAGAAAAAGAAATTATAAACGATAACCCAATGGCAGAAAGTATAAAACAAGAATTTAACAGAATGATGGGAAAAATGATAGTGGAAAAAACCAATAAAGTTGTGGAAAAAACCAATCCTGATATTGTAATAATGGTTAATCCATACAATAAAAGAATAGAATTACAAATAAATTCTATATTCATTAAGGGAAGATATAATAAATTAATAAGGGGCATACCACAATCCCACTGGCATTGTAGGAGTTGCAGAGGAAAGGGATGCGAAAAATGCGATTGGACTGGTAAGCAATATCCGACCTCAGTTGAAGAGATAATAGCAGAACCATTTATGAAGGCATTTAAAGGAAAAGAAGAAGCCTTCCATGGTGCAGGGAGGGAGGATATAGATGTTAGAATGTTAGGAAATGGGAGGCCTTTTGTGCTTCAAATAAAAGAGCCAAAAATAAGAAAAGCCGATTTAAAACCACTAATGGAGGAAGTAAATAAAAGTGGAAAAGTTGAAATCCATAATTTAGAATATGGAGTTAGAAAGGATATCATATTTTTTAAAAATGAGGCACATAGAAAAACATATTTAGCCCATGTGGAATGTGAAGATGAAATCACAGAAGATGAAATCAAACAATTAGTGGAACAGATGCAAAATCTTACAATAAATCAGAGAACCCCTCAAAGAGTAAGTCACAGAAGGGCAGATTTAATAAGAGTTAGAAATGTTTATGCCGTTTCATTAAATAAAATAATAAATTCAAAAGAATTTGAACTAAAAATATATTGTGATGGCGGACTATATATTAAAGAATTGATACATGGGGACGAAGGTAGAACGATACCATCTGTATCGGAGCTCCTAAATAAAAAATGTATATGTAAATTCCTTGATGTATGGGATGTTCATGATTTTGAGCATGAAGAAGAGCAATAA
- a CDS encoding UPF0058 family protein, whose translation MHKEQLMELHQFFVHVHRELMPEDYTCKYIKIYEDLDVRPHHIHKLKTEQRAAIFLLSACIAEYLSNEDEFSKNLSFKLVENAFKYISPKSEVMKKHIEKYQKMQKCKNEVKK comes from the coding sequence ATGCACAAAGAACAACTTATGGAGCTCCATCAATTTTTTGTCCATGTTCATAGGGAACTGATGCCAGAAGACTATACATGCAAATATATTAAAATTTATGAAGATTTAGATGTTAGACCGCATCATATACACAAATTAAAAACCGAACAAAGAGCCGCTATTTTTTTACTATCTGCATGTATTGCCGAGTATCTTTCAAATGAAGACGAATTTTCAAAAAACTTATCTTTTAAACTTGTTGAAAATGCATTTAAATATATAAGTCCCAAGTCAGAAGTTATGAAAAAACATATTGAAAAATATCAAAAAATGCAAAAATGCAAAAATGAAGTTAAAAAATAA
- the cca gene encoding CCA tRNA nucleotidyltransferase gives MSNIRKLDNVINNNYNDNKLNTVLNEVLQDIIDYKDGQELNGFSKKLINELFGQLKKRNFIPPVIDIIQVGSTARNTHLKNDYDIDIFVRFEKGTDKELLKNIVLECGKTVIQKLGGKCWVEYAEHPYLSAKVDKYDIDIVPCYKLEWGDKIISAVDRTPLHNEFLINKLKTKYNIELIQDIKLLKKFLKGIGVYGSDLKTKGFSGYLCELLIIYYGGFINLLKESQYWKLGQKIILPDIYKLYNLKDDYEFIDIPNQPLIVYDPTDINRNVAAALGNENFCKFLYYSNLFLKNPSKDYFYDYDAKVAKNINNRDMGELLTLVINRPKNIVEDVIYPQMEKLQNSINVILKEHDFKYIRYGNYADENYCYLSWEFTVYMLPNVHVKVGPPVYYGNRAYQFAEKYDKCFIDGCNVCAFVERKYKTVYELFEDITSNKLNNKIATPKYVVPENAKILNIFKEKYEN, from the coding sequence ATGAGCAATATTAGAAAATTAGACAATGTTATAAACAACAATTATAATGACAATAAATTAAATACCGTATTAAATGAAGTATTGCAAGATATAATTGATTACAAAGATGGGCAAGAATTAAATGGGTTTTCTAAAAAACTCATAAATGAGCTATTTGGTCAATTAAAAAAACGGAATTTCATACCTCCTGTTATCGATATTATCCAAGTAGGTTCCACAGCACGAAATACACATTTAAAAAATGACTATGATATTGATATATTTGTTAGATTTGAAAAAGGAACAGATAAAGAACTATTAAAAAATATTGTATTGGAATGCGGTAAAACCGTAATACAAAAATTAGGGGGTAAATGTTGGGTAGAATATGCCGAACATCCATATTTATCCGCAAAAGTCGATAAATATGACATTGATATAGTGCCTTGCTATAAATTGGAGTGGGGAGATAAGATAATATCCGCAGTAGATAGAACTCCGCTTCATAATGAATTTTTAATTAATAAATTGAAAACAAAATATAATATAGAATTAATACAGGATATTAAATTATTAAAAAAATTCTTAAAAGGTATTGGAGTATATGGTTCTGATTTAAAAACAAAAGGTTTTTCTGGCTATTTGTGTGAATTATTGATTATATATTATGGTGGATTTATAAATCTATTAAAAGAATCTCAATATTGGAAGTTGGGACAAAAAATAATATTGCCTGACATTTATAAACTATATAATTTAAAAGACGATTATGAATTTATAGATATTCCAAACCAACCTTTAATTGTGTATGACCCAACAGACATAAATAGAAATGTGGCTGCGGCATTGGGAAATGAAAACTTCTGTAAATTTTTATATTATTCTAATTTATTTTTAAAAAATCCTTCAAAAGATTATTTTTATGATTATGATGCAAAAGTTGCAAAGAATATTAATAATAGGGATATGGGGGAGCTCCTCACACTAGTAATAAATCGCCCAAAGAATATTGTGGAAGATGTTATATATCCGCAGATGGAAAAACTACAAAATAGTATAAATGTAATATTAAAGGAGCATGATTTTAAATATATTAGATATGGCAATTATGCTGATGAAAATTATTGTTATCTTTCGTGGGAATTTACTGTTTATATGTTGCCAAATGTGCATGTTAAAGTTGGACCGCCCGTATATTATGGAAATAGGGCATATCAATTTGCAGAAAAGTATGATAAATGTTTTATTGATGGTTGCAATGTTTGCGCCTTCGTGGAGAGAAAATATAAAACTGTTTATGAATTATTTGAAGACATTACATCAAATAAATTAAATAATAAAATCGCCACTCCAAAGTATGTAGTGCCTGAAAATGCAAAAATACTTAATATATTTAAGGAAAAATATGAAAATTGA
- a CDS encoding sugar phosphate isomerase/epimerase family protein produces the protein MKYSVSSIVFLPESLQSAIEKIAEAKFDCWEIVCEGSHTLTPENVEYLNELKEHWGVDIVVHAPFSDLNPASMNEKVRKLTIDSIGEAIKGASELHAKVVTIHPGYIPPLWSNYENNIIDNNYLTLNSIVEIAETHAVMLGFENMPNYHGILGITPDSMKEVIKDIDSKYLGITFDMGHANTACGAPHKYIKELNSIGKGIVHVHCHDNNEKDDEHLLIGEGNIDFTKVINGLKEINYDGYLSFESKSLRDAVQSREIINKLIK, from the coding sequence ATGAAATATAGTGTATCTTCTATTGTTTTTTTGCCTGAATCATTGCAATCGGCAATTGAAAAAATTGCAGAGGCAAAATTTGATTGCTGGGAGATTGTATGTGAGGGCAGTCATACATTAACACCCGAAAATGTGGAATATTTAAATGAGTTAAAGGAGCATTGGGGGGTAGATATTGTGGTTCATGCTCCATTTTCTGATTTAAATCCTGCCTCAATGAATGAAAAAGTTAGAAAATTGACAATTGATAGTATTGGGGAAGCCATTAAAGGGGCTTCGGAGCTCCATGCCAAAGTGGTTACAATCCACCCCGGATATATTCCGCCGTTATGGTCAAATTATGAGAATAATATTATTGATAACAATTATTTAACATTAAATTCAATTGTAGAAATAGCAGAAACTCATGCCGTTATGCTTGGTTTTGAAAATATGCCCAATTATCACGGTATATTGGGAATAACGCCCGATAGTATGAAAGAAGTAATAAAAGATATTGATTCAAAATATCTGGGGATTACTTTTGATATGGGTCATGCAAATACAGCATGTGGAGCTCCCCACAAATATATAAAAGAATTAAACAGCATAGGAAAAGGTATAGTTCATGTTCACTGCCACGACAATAACGAAAAAGACGATGAACATTTATTGATTGGTGAAGGAAATATTGATTTTACAAAAGTTATAAATGGACTAAAAGAGATAAATTATGATGGTTATTTATCTTTTGAATCTAAAAGTTTAAGGGATGCCGTGCAAAGTAGGGAGATTATAAATAAGTTAATAAAATAG